A window of the Yersinia rochesterensis genome harbors these coding sequences:
- the mlaA gene encoding phospholipid-binding lipoprotein MlaA, producing MNYRLIGLAFATVLLVGCASRSPDNLEQGRSDPLEGFNRAMFNFNYEVLDPYIVRPVAVVWRDYVPQPARNGMSNFLGNLEEPASMVNSFLVGDPYNAMKHFNRFFLNTLLGMGGLIDVAGMANPKLAKEVPHRFGSTLGHYNVGYGPYVVLPAYGSFTIREDGGDAVDYVYPVLSYLTFWMSAGKWVLEGVETRAQLLDSDGLLRNSSDPYLMVREAYFQRYDFLANGGQLKPEVNSNAQAIQGDLESIDSAN from the coding sequence ATGAACTACCGCCTGATTGGGCTGGCTTTTGCAACCGTGCTTTTAGTGGGGTGTGCCAGTCGTTCGCCGGATAATTTGGAGCAGGGCCGCTCAGATCCGCTGGAAGGTTTTAACCGGGCAATGTTCAATTTTAACTATGAGGTTCTTGACCCTTATATCGTGCGACCGGTGGCTGTGGTTTGGCGTGATTATGTGCCACAACCGGCCCGTAATGGGATGAGTAACTTCTTGGGGAACCTTGAAGAGCCGGCCAGCATGGTCAATAGCTTCCTGGTCGGTGATCCGTACAATGCCATGAAGCACTTTAACCGCTTCTTCCTGAACACTCTTTTGGGGATGGGCGGGTTAATTGACGTCGCCGGTATGGCAAACCCGAAACTGGCGAAAGAAGTTCCGCACCGTTTTGGTAGCACTTTGGGGCATTACAATGTCGGTTATGGCCCCTATGTGGTATTACCGGCCTATGGTAGTTTCACCATTCGTGAAGATGGGGGTGATGCGGTTGATTACGTCTATCCAGTGCTGAGTTATCTGACCTTCTGGATGTCGGCGGGCAAATGGGTGCTGGAAGGGGTAGAAACCCGTGCGCAGCTATTGGATTCCGATGGTTTGCTGCGTAATTCCTCCGACCCATATCTAATGGTGCGTGAAGCCTACTTCCAGCGCTATGATTTCCTGGCGAATGGCGGGCAACTAAAACCGGAAGTTAATTCCAATGCTCAAGCCATTCAGGGCGATTTGGAAAGTATCGATTCAGCTAACTGA
- the ccmI gene encoding c-type cytochrome biogenesis protein CcmI, whose translation MAFWLIVIILLAVAGALLVIPALRSETNSAVTTRDELNKAIYQDRLSELAEDEAQGVVDQRPELIQELQQNLLTDIPQESTENASPINRWVLLPGVVILVVVSVGLYLKTGGLPQVQAWHQVEAQMPELRARVANERAEPLTMEEIARLGLGLRTSLQQDTRNVNDWMMLGRVGMALNNATTATQAFAKAYQLAPDNDDVRFGYAEVLTRSNDPQDNQLATKMLRTMVGQDHTNLRAMSLLAFNAFEQGDFKQAIGAWEVMLKLLPAGDSRTEVIKRSIAQAKSQAGQETATLEIAVSLSPEAAQKLPQQGALIISVTDGSNPVPVAVKQLPLSRFPLSVTLDDSNAMMPERLLSSLQQVKVRVRISLDGTVNSQPGDWFGESGVQNFVAKGQPQTINVQINRQIP comes from the coding sequence ATGGCTTTTTGGCTGATAGTGATTATTTTGCTGGCGGTCGCGGGGGCCTTGTTGGTCATTCCAGCACTGCGATCAGAGACAAATTCAGCGGTGACCACCCGAGATGAGCTGAACAAGGCGATTTACCAAGACCGGTTATCTGAGCTGGCTGAGGATGAAGCCCAAGGCGTGGTGGATCAGCGGCCTGAATTGATTCAGGAATTACAGCAAAATCTGCTGACAGATATTCCACAAGAATCCACTGAAAATGCCAGCCCCATTAATCGCTGGGTTTTACTGCCGGGTGTGGTGATTTTGGTGGTGGTTTCGGTCGGGCTATATCTGAAAACAGGTGGCTTGCCGCAAGTACAAGCGTGGCATCAGGTTGAAGCGCAAATGCCTGAATTACGGGCCAGAGTGGCCAATGAGCGGGCTGAGCCTCTGACGATGGAGGAAATCGCACGATTGGGGCTGGGATTACGCACCTCGCTGCAACAAGATACCCGTAACGTTAATGATTGGATGATGCTTGGCAGAGTGGGCATGGCACTGAATAACGCCACGACCGCCACGCAAGCTTTCGCTAAAGCTTATCAACTTGCGCCCGATAATGATGATGTCAGGTTCGGCTATGCTGAAGTGCTGACCCGTTCCAATGATCCGCAGGATAATCAACTGGCAACCAAGATGCTGCGCACTATGGTTGGGCAGGATCACACTAATTTACGCGCTATGAGTTTATTAGCTTTTAATGCTTTTGAGCAGGGCGATTTTAAACAAGCCATTGGCGCGTGGGAAGTTATGCTAAAATTGCTGCCTGCTGGTGATTCTCGTACAGAAGTGATAAAACGCAGTATTGCGCAAGCTAAATCACAGGCCGGGCAGGAAACAGCTACACTGGAAATAGCGGTCTCACTGTCACCAGAGGCGGCGCAGAAATTACCCCAGCAGGGCGCGCTGATTATCTCGGTAACGGATGGCTCAAACCCAGTCCCGGTTGCGGTAAAACAGCTGCCTTTGAGCCGCTTTCCGCTATCAGTAACACTCGATGATAGTAATGCAATGATGCCGGAGCGGTTGTTATCTTCGTTGCAACAGGTGAAGGTGCGTGTCCGTATTTCACTGGACGGCACTGTGAATTCGCAGCCAGGTGACTGGTTTGGTGAAAGCGGTGTGCAGAATTTCGTCGCGAAGGGGCAACCCCAGACTATTAATGTTCAAATAAATAGACAAATCCCTTAA
- a CDS encoding cytochrome c-type biogenesis protein encodes MRLFSLALGLILSWGIFATNAFAAIDTYTFSSVEQEQQYRELTEQLRCPKCQNNSIADSNATIAADMRGKVYELMQQGNSKPQIIDYMVARYGNFVTYEPPVTPATLILWIGPAMFVLIGAIIVVLRARRRVEKETALSPQEQQRLQTLLAEQQATVKKQISAQHKKTNRKKP; translated from the coding sequence ATGAGATTATTCAGCCTGGCGCTGGGCCTGATATTGAGCTGGGGTATTTTTGCGACCAATGCTTTTGCGGCCATTGATACTTACACTTTTAGCTCGGTGGAGCAGGAACAGCAGTATCGCGAGTTAACTGAGCAATTGCGCTGTCCTAAATGCCAAAATAACAGCATTGCTGATTCCAATGCCACCATAGCCGCTGATATGCGCGGCAAGGTGTATGAACTGATGCAACAGGGCAATTCCAAACCGCAAATCATTGACTATATGGTGGCTCGATATGGCAACTTTGTTACCTATGAGCCACCTGTAACCCCTGCAACCTTGATTTTGTGGATTGGCCCGGCAATGTTTGTCCTGATAGGCGCAATCATTGTGGTGCTGCGCGCCCGGCGGCGGGTGGAGAAAGAAACCGCGCTTTCGCCGCAGGAGCAGCAGCGGTTACAGACTTTGCTGGCTGAACAACAGGCTACTGTTAAAAAACAGATCTCGGCTCAACACAAAAAGACGAACAGGAAAAAACCATAA
- a CDS encoding DsbE family thiol:disulfide interchange protein, translating into MKSQFSFNKLMFIPLVLFLLLVVAFLVQLTRNANGDDPTMLESALIGKPVPTFKLESLEQPGKTFDQSVLHDGKPMLLNVWATWCPTCRAEHEYLNKLAAQGIRVVGLNYKDDRAKAVQWLNSLGNPYALSLYDGDGMLGLDLGVYGAPETFLIDGQGIIRYRHAGDLNDRIWQQEILPLYKKYQGGA; encoded by the coding sequence ATGAAATCTCAATTTTCGTTTAATAAGCTCATGTTCATCCCGCTGGTGCTGTTTTTACTGCTGGTGGTCGCTTTTTTGGTGCAACTGACTCGAAATGCCAATGGCGATGATCCCACCATGTTGGAGTCGGCGCTGATTGGCAAACCGGTGCCGACTTTTAAACTGGAGTCCCTTGAGCAACCGGGGAAAACTTTTGATCAGTCGGTATTGCATGATGGCAAGCCGATGCTACTCAATGTGTGGGCGACCTGGTGCCCGACTTGCCGTGCTGAGCATGAATATCTGAATAAACTGGCCGCGCAGGGTATCCGGGTGGTGGGTTTGAACTATAAAGATGACCGGGCTAAAGCTGTCCAGTGGCTCAATTCGTTGGGTAATCCTTATGCGCTGAGTTTGTATGATGGCGATGGCATGCTGGGGCTGGATTTAGGGGTTTATGGCGCACCAGAAACTTTCTTGATCGACGGCCAGGGCATCATTCGTTATCGCCATGCTGGCGACCTCAATGATCGCATCTGGCAGCAGGAAATTTTGCCATTGTATAAAAAGTATCAGGGGGGCGCATGA